Proteins encoded within one genomic window of Pigmentiphaga sp. H8:
- a CDS encoding NUDIX hydrolase family protein gives MNVFDSISARAQVDPPPDSPRLRIAGHDCGWVAHDVQHWLAAFPGEISMEPGTVHLLPELAGAPAAGRTQAVSELLARVAAALYEAGRLNGWRNELLDVVAEDGTVLGVVERASVRPLGIATHAVHLNAWTDSGQLWIAQRSFSKTTDPGMWDTLVGGLVSAAETPESALLRESWEEAGLLPHHLKDGRRSGQFTVRRVLPEGYQVEHVTVVDTVLGPEVVPENQDGEVVALRTVSPEEVLEMVADGVFTLEAALSMKASLGAFAPVSLIVPPAQAPRVSL, from the coding sequence ATGAACGTATTCGACTCCATATCGGCTCGTGCTCAGGTCGATCCGCCTCCCGATTCTCCGCGGCTGCGCATTGCCGGCCATGATTGCGGCTGGGTGGCGCACGACGTGCAGCACTGGCTGGCCGCCTTTCCCGGCGAAATATCGATGGAACCCGGCACGGTGCACCTGCTGCCCGAGCTGGCCGGCGCACCGGCGGCCGGGCGGACCCAGGCCGTCAGCGAGCTGCTGGCCCGCGTCGCCGCGGCCCTTTACGAGGCGGGCCGGCTCAATGGCTGGCGCAACGAACTGCTGGACGTGGTGGCCGAGGACGGCACCGTCCTGGGCGTGGTCGAGCGGGCATCCGTGCGGCCGCTGGGCATCGCCACCCATGCCGTCCACCTGAATGCCTGGACCGACAGCGGTCAGTTGTGGATCGCCCAGCGGTCGTTCTCCAAGACGACCGATCCGGGCATGTGGGACACCCTGGTGGGCGGCCTGGTCAGCGCCGCGGAAACCCCCGAATCGGCCCTGCTGCGCGAAAGCTGGGAAGAGGCCGGCCTGCTGCCCCATCACCTGAAGGACGGCCGTCGCAGCGGCCAGTTCACCGTGCGCCGGGTCTTGCCAGAAGGCTATCAGGTCGAGCACGTGACCGTGGTCGATACCGTGCTGGGGCCCGAGGTCGTGCCCGAGAACCAGGACGGCGAAGTGGTCGCCTTGCGTACGGTGTCGCCGGAAGAGGTGCTGGAGATGGTGGCCGATGGCGTGTTCACGCTGGAGGCCGCGCTGTCCATGAAGGCCAGCTTGGGCGCGTTCGCGCCGGTATCCCTGATCGTTCCTCCTGCCCAAGCCCCCCGCGTCAGTCTTTGA
- the fmt gene encoding methionyl-tRNA formyltransferase: MHLVFAGTPEFAKIALQALIGAGHTIALVLTQPDRPAGRGLKLTPSPVKTAALEVGAPVLQPRSLRLDGKYPDEAAQAHEALRAARADAMIVAAYGLILPQAVLDIPRLGCLNIHASLLPRWRGAAPIQRAIEAGDARTGITIMQMDAGLDTGDMLLEEALPIEAGQTAGELHDRLAVLGGELIVRALARLDENGLPATPQPAQGVTYAAKLDKAEAALDCSRPAAELARRILAFNPVPGATVRLPGLADPVKVWRAEALDEAAPASPGSVVRAGAAGVDLATGQGVLRLTELQKAGGKRQPADVFVRGWSPDLS; encoded by the coding sequence ATGCATCTGGTTTTTGCCGGTACGCCGGAATTCGCCAAAATCGCCCTCCAGGCCCTGATCGGTGCCGGGCATACGATCGCGCTGGTCCTGACCCAGCCGGACCGGCCGGCCGGGCGCGGGCTCAAGCTCACGCCCAGTCCGGTCAAGACGGCGGCGCTGGAAGTGGGCGCGCCGGTGCTGCAACCGCGCAGCCTGCGGCTGGACGGCAAGTATCCCGACGAGGCCGCCCAGGCCCACGAGGCGCTGCGCGCGGCGCGGGCCGACGCGATGATCGTGGCCGCCTACGGCCTGATCCTGCCCCAGGCGGTGCTGGACATCCCCCGGCTGGGCTGCCTGAACATCCATGCCAGCCTGCTGCCGCGCTGGCGCGGCGCCGCGCCCATCCAGCGCGCCATCGAGGCGGGCGACGCGCGCACCGGGATCACCATCATGCAGATGGACGCGGGCCTGGACACCGGCGACATGCTGCTTGAAGAGGCGCTGCCGATCGAGGCGGGCCAGACCGCCGGCGAACTGCACGACCGCCTGGCCGTGCTGGGCGGCGAACTGATCGTGCGGGCGCTGGCGCGTCTGGACGAAAACGGCCTGCCGGCCACGCCGCAGCCCGCCCAGGGCGTGACCTACGCCGCCAAGCTGGACAAGGCCGAGGCGGCGCTCGATTGCTCGCGCCCCGCCGCCGAACTGGCGCGCCGCATCCTGGCCTTCAATCCGGTGCCCGGAGCCACGGTGCGGCTGCCCGGCCTGGCGGATCCGGTCAAGGTATGGCGGGCCGAAGCGCTGGACGAGGCGGCGCCGGCCAGCCCCGGCAGCGTCGTGCGCGCGGGCGCCGCCGGCGTGGACCTGGCCACCGGCCAGGGCGTCCTGCGCCTGACCGAATTGCAGAAGGCCGGCGGCAAGCGCCAGCCGGCCGATGTCTTCGTGCGGGGCTGGAGCCCCGATCTTTCCTGA
- a CDS encoding glycine zipper 2TM domain-containing protein produces MFSGTSSGPRSPVDAAFARAHRSMRGAVALHPLVAAAAISIIVLAAVGVGVLTGLLPSPLAKSAPAQEVAEASASAGGRDFGKASAHAPVPAKQAAAERVAPARPASRPAPVYREPARPVASTCGNCGTVESVRALQVQGQGTGLGAVGGGVVGGVVGNQFGGGSGRTALTVLGALGGAYAGNEVEKRVRSSTQYEMTVRMNDGSVRTFHSASAYPWRSGDPVRVVNGSVVSRNGGDSQAMRVGDYN; encoded by the coding sequence ATGTTTTCCGGTACTTCTTCCGGTCCCCGATCCCCTGTCGATGCCGCGTTCGCGCGCGCGCATCGGTCCATGCGGGGCGCCGTCGCGCTGCACCCGCTGGTGGCCGCGGCGGCCATCAGCATCATCGTCCTGGCCGCCGTGGGCGTGGGCGTCCTGACCGGACTGCTGCCCTCGCCGCTGGCCAAATCGGCTCCGGCGCAGGAAGTGGCCGAAGCGTCCGCCTCGGCCGGCGGCCGTGATTTCGGCAAAGCTTCGGCCCATGCCCCGGTTCCGGCCAAGCAGGCAGCGGCCGAGCGCGTGGCACCGGCGCGCCCCGCCAGCCGGCCCGCGCCGGTCTATCGCGAACCCGCCCGGCCGGTCGCGTCCACCTGCGGCAACTGCGGCACGGTTGAAAGCGTGCGCGCCTTGCAGGTCCAGGGCCAGGGTACGGGCCTGGGCGCGGTGGGCGGCGGCGTCGTGGGCGGCGTGGTCGGCAACCAGTTCGGCGGCGGCAGCGGCCGCACCGCGTTGACGGTGCTGGGCGCGTTGGGCGGCGCCTACGCGGGCAACGAGGTCGAGAAGCGCGTGCGCAGCTCGACGCAGTACGAGATGACCGTCAGGATGAACGACGGCAGCGTGCGCACTTTCCACAGCGCGTCGGCCTATCCGTGGCGCAGCGGCGACCCGGTGCGCGTCGTCAACGGCTCGGTGGTGTCCCGCAACGGCGGCGACTCCCAGGCCATGCGGGTCGGCGACTACAACTGA
- the dprA gene encoding DNA-processing protein DprA — protein sequence MPLAHTPEELSAWLRLTLEPAIGPATARDLLREVGLPQRLYSLSRDELAALLPPPLAAQLARPLSREQAAVLERTLRWAELPGHHLLTLADAAYPRALLAIHDPPPLLYVAGDPARLSPQAIAIVGARHATPDGLANARAYARHLAQRGWCIVSGLALGIDTAAHEGALEAGPNAGGTVAVVGTGVDVVYPPRNQDLAERIAAQGAVVSEFPLGLPALPHQFPRRNRLVAGLARGTLVAEAAARSGSLITARLAADAGREVFAIPGSIHSPLSRGCHALIRQGAKLVESAQDILDELGSPAGPSPLAPAPEPDPARPQDPLLAGMGYGPIHIDALAARTGLAVPALQARLLELELQGWIARLDGGRYQITLGR from the coding sequence ATGCCTCTCGCCCACACTCCGGAAGAATTGTCCGCCTGGCTGCGGCTCACCCTCGAACCCGCCATCGGGCCTGCCACCGCGCGCGACCTGCTGCGGGAAGTCGGGCTGCCCCAGCGCCTGTACAGCCTGTCCCGCGACGAATTGGCGGCCCTGCTGCCGCCGCCGCTGGCCGCCCAACTGGCCCGCCCGCTGTCGCGCGAGCAGGCCGCCGTCCTCGAGCGCACGCTGCGCTGGGCGGAACTTCCCGGCCACCACCTCCTGACGCTGGCCGATGCCGCCTACCCCCGGGCGCTGCTTGCCATCCACGATCCACCCCCGCTGCTGTACGTGGCGGGCGATCCGGCCCGGCTGTCGCCCCAGGCCATCGCCATCGTCGGCGCCCGTCACGCCACGCCCGACGGGCTGGCGAACGCGCGCGCCTATGCCCGCCATCTGGCGCAGCGGGGCTGGTGCATCGTCAGCGGCCTGGCCCTGGGCATCGACACCGCCGCCCACGAAGGCGCGCTCGAGGCCGGCCCCAATGCAGGCGGCACCGTGGCAGTGGTGGGAACGGGCGTCGATGTGGTCTATCCGCCGCGCAACCAGGACCTGGCCGAACGGATCGCCGCGCAAGGCGCCGTCGTGTCAGAGTTCCCGCTGGGCCTGCCCGCGCTGCCGCACCAGTTCCCCCGGCGCAACCGGCTGGTCGCGGGGCTGGCACGGGGCACGCTGGTGGCGGAAGCGGCGGCCCGCAGCGGGTCGCTCATCACCGCCCGGCTGGCGGCGGACGCCGGCCGCGAGGTGTTCGCCATCCCCGGCTCCATCCACTCGCCGCTGTCGCGGGGCTGCCACGCCCTGATCCGGCAGGGTGCCAAGCTGGTGGAATCGGCGCAGGACATCCTGGACGAGCTGGGCTCCCCGGCCGGACCCAGTCCGCTTGCGCCTGCGCCGGAACCGGATCCGGCCCGCCCGCAGGACCCTCTGCTGGCCGGCATGGGCTATGGCCCCATCCATATCGACGCGCTGGCCGCGCGCACCGGCCTCGCGGTTCCGGCGCTTCAGGCCAGGCTGCTCGAACTGGAATTGCAGGGGTGGATCGCCCGGCTGGACGGGGGCCGCTACCAGATCACACTCGGGCGCTGA
- a CDS encoding SET domain-containing protein — MTKKKTPSRARKSPVAEQPAEDRVDVDPGPGGKPWYVVRRSRVHGTGVFAARKIPAGTRVIEYSGERISAAEADRRHPVNPEDPYHTFFFALESGKVIDGGSQGNDARWINHACEPNCEAEETDDGRVFIVSQHPIDRGDELNYDYGLVIDERITPTLKKNYQCLCGAETCRGTMLALKRRKKTKKKKA; from the coding sequence ATGACCAAGAAGAAAACGCCCTCACGGGCGCGCAAGTCTCCTGTTGCCGAGCAGCCCGCCGAGGATCGCGTGGACGTCGATCCCGGCCCCGGCGGCAAGCCCTGGTACGTCGTGCGCCGCTCGCGGGTGCACGGGACCGGCGTGTTCGCGGCTCGCAAGATCCCGGCCGGCACCCGCGTCATCGAATACTCGGGCGAACGCATCAGCGCGGCCGAGGCCGACCGCCGCCATCCGGTCAATCCCGAGGATCCTTACCACACCTTCTTCTTCGCGTTGGAAAGCGGCAAGGTGATCGACGGCGGCAGCCAGGGCAACGACGCACGCTGGATCAACCATGCCTGCGAGCCCAACTGCGAAGCCGAGGAAACGGACGATGGCCGCGTCTTCATCGTCTCGCAGCATCCCATCGACCGCGGCGACGAACTCAACTATGACTACGGCCTGGTCATCGACGAGCGCATCACGCCGACGTTGAAGAAGAACTACCAGTGCCTGTGCGGCGCCGAGACGTGCCGGGGCACGATGCTGGCGCTCAAGCGGCGTAAGAAAACGAAGAAGAAAAAAGCCTAG
- the def gene encoding peptide deformylase, whose translation MALLPILHYPDARLHKKAKPVAVVDDRIRRIVRDMAETMYAAPGIGLAATQVDVHERIVVIDVSEHSDDLLVLINPVITWKSEETQVYEEGCLSVPGIYDEVKRSARIKVEATNEQGERYEFDAEGILAVCVQHELDHLEGKVFVEYLSPLKQSRIKTKLRKLEKV comes from the coding sequence ATGGCATTGCTACCCATTCTTCACTATCCCGACGCAAGGCTGCACAAGAAAGCCAAGCCGGTGGCCGTGGTCGACGACCGCATCCGCCGCATCGTCCGCGACATGGCCGAGACCATGTACGCCGCGCCGGGTATCGGGCTGGCCGCCACCCAGGTCGATGTCCACGAGCGCATCGTGGTCATCGACGTTTCCGAACACAGCGACGACCTGCTCGTGCTGATCAACCCGGTCATCACCTGGAAGAGCGAGGAAACCCAGGTCTACGAAGAAGGCTGCCTGTCGGTGCCCGGCATCTACGACGAGGTCAAGCGCTCCGCCCGGATCAAGGTCGAGGCCACCAACGAACAGGGCGAACGCTACGAATTCGACGCCGAAGGCATCCTGGCCGTCTGCGTCCAGCACGAACTCGACCACCTGGAAGGCAAGGTCTTCGTCGAATACCTCTCCCCCCTCAAGCAAAGCCGCATCAAGACCAAGCTGCGCAAGCTGGAAAAGGTCTAA
- a CDS encoding ketopantoate reductase family protein — protein MTDHPRICIVGAGAIGGFVAGRLAQAGNDVSLLARGRTLEALRRHGQRLDSAGELVASPVRASDDARALGPQDIVVITVKAPALPEIARAIRPLIGADTVVIPALNGIPWWFFLDAGLPLGGTRLRSVDPDAGIEANLPVDQVLGAVVFASASTPEPGLTRHASGNRIVLGEPRGGSSERARAVAALFTQAGFDAPASENVRADIWTKLLGNACFNPASLLTGAYTDDMIDDARLHGMFVAMMDEALALGTRLGLPAQVESRARIAFTRGLGHIKTSMLQDVEAGRPVEIDSILGALVETAAAAGFPTPTLDTVYALARMRARALGLYPG, from the coding sequence ATGACCGATCACCCCCGTATCTGCATCGTCGGCGCCGGCGCGATAGGCGGCTTCGTCGCCGGACGCCTGGCCCAGGCCGGCAACGACGTGTCCCTGCTGGCCCGCGGCCGCACGCTGGAGGCCCTGCGCCGGCACGGCCAGCGGCTCGATTCCGCGGGCGAGCTGGTGGCCTCGCCGGTCCGGGCCAGCGACGACGCCCGGGCGCTGGGTCCGCAGGACATCGTCGTCATTACCGTCAAGGCACCGGCCCTGCCTGAGATCGCACGGGCCATCCGTCCCCTGATCGGCGCCGATACGGTCGTGATCCCGGCCTTGAACGGCATTCCCTGGTGGTTCTTCCTGGACGCCGGCCTGCCCCTGGGCGGCACCCGGCTGCGCAGCGTCGACCCGGACGCGGGCATCGAGGCCAACTTGCCCGTGGACCAGGTGCTGGGCGCCGTGGTCTTCGCCTCGGCCTCCACGCCCGAGCCCGGCCTGACCCGCCACGCCTCGGGCAACCGCATCGTGCTGGGCGAGCCCAGGGGCGGATCGAGCGAACGCGCCCGCGCCGTGGCCGCGCTGTTCACGCAGGCAGGCTTCGATGCGCCGGCCAGCGAGAACGTGCGCGCCGACATCTGGACCAAGCTGCTGGGCAATGCCTGCTTCAACCCGGCCAGCCTGCTGACCGGCGCCTACACCGACGACATGATCGACGATGCGCGCCTGCATGGCATGTTCGTGGCCATGATGGACGAGGCGCTGGCCCTGGGCACCCGGCTCGGGTTGCCGGCCCAGGTCGAGTCGCGCGCCCGGATCGCCTTCACCCGGGGACTGGGCCACATCAAGACCTCGATGCTGCAGGACGTCGAGGCCGGGCGGCCGGTGGAAATCGACAGCATCCTGGGCGCGCTGGTCGAGACCGCCGCGGCGGCGGGATTCCCCACCCCCACCCTGGACACCGTCTACGCCCTGGCCCGCATGCGCGCCCGGGCCCTGGGGCTGTATCCGGGCTGA
- a CDS encoding DNA topoisomerase III: MGKTLIIAEKPSVALDISRALGGFKREGDYFESDDYVLSSSVGHLLTLVAPNDPVKGKWSFTHLPVIPPEFELGPADKRSEERLRLLVRLIKRKDVDALINACDAGREGELIFRYIAQYAKTNKPIQRLWLQSMTQQAIRDAFADLRSDTALQPLEAAARSRAEADWLVGINGTRAMTAFNSKDGGFFKTTVGRVQTPTLAIVSEREERIRQFVPRDYWEVRAQFVAAAGLYEGRWFDPKHVKDPQDPEKRESRLWSKAAAESVVAACRDRTGSVTEESKPSTQLSGLLYDLTTLQREANSRFGFSAKTTLALAQTLYERHKALTYPRTDSRYLPEDYLGTVRQTMQTLAANRPGYAPFALKILDSGWVKPNRRVFDNKKVSDHFAIIPTLQAPRELSEAEAKLYDLVVKRFLAVFFPAAEFLVTTRITEVAGHKFKTEGKVLVNPGWMAVYGRDAQGEDANLVPVASGEQVRTEEIEAVGLVTKPPARYTEATLLSAMEGAGKLVDDEELREAMSARGLGTPATRAGIIEGLINEVYLRREGRDLVPTAKARQLMTLLSGLDVDELTSPELTGEWEHKLSQIEQGQLAREAFMREIAQMTQVIVKRAKEYDRDTVPGDYATLTTPCPKCGAVVKENYRRYACTACDFSISKHPGGRTFEQQEVEELLAKREIGPLNGFISKMGRPFSAILRITDDYKLEFDFGQADEESSEAVDFSGQTPVGPCPKCGSNVFEHGMSFVCEKSVGPQRSCDFRSGKVILQQEITAEQMGKLLAEGRTDLLQNFVSSRTNRKFKAFLVRQPDGKIGFEFEPRPAKGGKAGEDAPAARKTAAKKTAGQDEAATAPAKKAPAKKAAAKKSPARKTAAKKAPAKKAARKAAAKTSS, encoded by the coding sequence ATGGGCAAAACTCTGATCATCGCCGAGAAACCTTCGGTCGCGCTGGACATTTCCCGCGCGCTGGGCGGGTTCAAGCGCGAAGGCGATTATTTCGAAAGCGACGACTACGTGCTTTCGTCCAGCGTCGGGCACCTGCTCACCCTCGTGGCGCCCAACGATCCGGTCAAGGGCAAGTGGAGCTTCACCCATCTGCCGGTGATTCCGCCCGAGTTCGAACTGGGGCCGGCCGACAAGCGGTCGGAGGAACGCCTGCGCCTGCTGGTGCGGCTGATCAAGCGCAAGGACGTGGACGCGCTGATCAACGCCTGCGACGCGGGGCGCGAGGGCGAGCTGATCTTCCGCTACATCGCCCAGTACGCGAAGACCAACAAACCCATCCAGCGCCTGTGGCTGCAATCGATGACCCAGCAGGCCATCCGCGACGCCTTCGCCGACCTGCGTTCGGACACCGCGCTGCAGCCGCTGGAAGCCGCGGCGCGCTCGCGCGCCGAGGCCGACTGGCTGGTGGGCATCAACGGCACGCGCGCCATGACGGCCTTCAACAGCAAGGACGGCGGCTTCTTCAAGACCACGGTGGGCCGGGTGCAGACGCCCACGCTCGCCATCGTGTCCGAGCGCGAGGAGCGCATCCGCCAGTTCGTGCCGCGCGACTACTGGGAGGTGCGCGCGCAGTTCGTCGCCGCCGCCGGCCTGTACGAGGGCCGCTGGTTCGATCCCAAGCACGTCAAGGACCCGCAGGACCCCGAGAAGCGCGAATCGCGCCTGTGGAGCAAGGCGGCCGCCGAATCGGTCGTGGCGGCCTGCCGCGACCGCACGGGCTCGGTCACCGAGGAATCCAAGCCGTCCACCCAATTGTCCGGGCTGCTGTATGACCTGACCACGCTGCAGCGCGAGGCCAACTCGCGCTTCGGCTTCTCGGCCAAGACCACGCTGGCGCTGGCCCAGACTCTGTACGAACGCCACAAGGCGTTGACCTACCCCCGTACCGACTCGCGCTACCTGCCCGAGGACTACCTGGGCACGGTGCGCCAGACCATGCAGACGCTGGCCGCCAACCGGCCCGGCTACGCGCCGTTCGCCTTGAAGATACTGGACAGCGGCTGGGTCAAGCCCAACCGCCGCGTGTTCGACAACAAGAAGGTGTCGGACCACTTCGCCATCATCCCGACGCTGCAGGCGCCGCGCGAGTTGAGCGAGGCCGAGGCCAAGCTGTACGACCTCGTGGTCAAGCGATTCCTGGCGGTGTTCTTCCCCGCGGCCGAGTTCCTGGTCACGACCCGGATCACCGAGGTCGCCGGCCACAAGTTCAAGACCGAGGGCAAGGTCCTGGTCAACCCGGGCTGGATGGCCGTCTACGGCCGCGATGCGCAGGGCGAGGACGCCAACCTGGTGCCGGTCGCCTCCGGCGAACAGGTGCGCACCGAGGAAATCGAGGCCGTGGGCCTGGTCACCAAGCCGCCCGCCCGCTACACGGAAGCGACGCTGCTGTCGGCCATGGAAGGCGCGGGCAAGCTGGTCGACGACGAAGAGCTGCGCGAGGCCATGTCGGCGCGCGGCCTGGGCACGCCAGCCACGCGCGCGGGCATCATCGAAGGGCTGATCAACGAGGTCTACCTGCGCCGCGAGGGCCGCGACCTGGTGCCCACCGCCAAGGCGCGCCAATTGATGACGCTGCTGTCGGGCCTGGACGTGGACGAGCTGACCTCGCCCGAGCTGACCGGCGAATGGGAACACAAGCTGTCGCAGATCGAGCAGGGCCAACTGGCGCGCGAGGCCTTCATGCGCGAGATCGCGCAGATGACCCAGGTCATCGTCAAGCGCGCGAAGGAATACGACCGCGACACGGTGCCGGGCGACTACGCCACCCTGACCACGCCCTGCCCGAAATGCGGCGCCGTGGTCAAGGAGAACTACCGGCGCTACGCCTGCACCGCCTGCGATTTCTCGATCAGCAAGCACCCCGGCGGGCGCACCTTCGAGCAGCAGGAAGTCGAGGAACTGCTGGCCAAGCGCGAGATCGGCCCGCTGAACGGCTTCATCAGCAAGATGGGCCGGCCGTTCTCGGCCATCCTGCGGATCACCGACGACTACAAGCTGGAGTTCGACTTCGGCCAGGCCGACGAGGAATCCTCCGAGGCCGTGGACTTCTCCGGCCAGACGCCGGTGGGTCCGTGCCCGAAATGCGGCTCGAACGTGTTCGAGCACGGCATGAGCTTCGTGTGCGAGAAGTCGGTCGGGCCGCAGCGTTCGTGCGACTTCCGTTCCGGGAAAGTCATCCTGCAGCAGGAGATCACGGCCGAGCAGATGGGCAAGCTGCTGGCCGAAGGACGCACCGACCTGCTGCAGAACTTCGTTTCCAGCCGTACCAATCGCAAGTTCAAGGCCTTCCTGGTGCGGCAGCCCGATGGCAAGATAGGCTTCGAGTTCGAGCCCCGCCCCGCCAAGGGCGGCAAGGCAGGCGAGGACGCGCCGGCGGCGCGCAAGACGGCGGCGAAGAAAACCGCCGGCCAGGACGAAGCCGCCACGGCGCCGGCGAAGAAGGCCCCCGCCAAGAAGGCGGCGGCCAAGAAGTCCCCGGCGCGCAAGACCGCCGCCAAGAAAGCCCCCGCGAAAAAAGCCGCCAGGAAGGCGGCCGCGAAGACCTCCAGCTGA
- a CDS encoding fumarate hydratase — MSISSETIRSVTSSLYEWSLKKVPDDTKRVLAQAQQRETVQLGKQTLRIMLESAEAAESESHLVCSDVGVPTYMIRVGTGVSFSGNVRQAIVDGFADLVARADPPILKMVTNPLTLQRSYEGKNMPLVTFDMIDGADYMEIVCAPKAMGTGRWEAIETFVYPSLETIEKYVLDTVLKAGSQPCPPIVVGVGIGGTFDYAAKMAKECVLRPFGQTNPEPVLAAMEQRLLKAINDTGFGPMGTGGDTTAMAVHIDYSASHGFMPVAVAFNCWINRRTCARIYQDGTVERLA; from the coding sequence ATGTCCATTTCCAGCGAAACCATCAGGTCGGTCACCTCGTCCCTGTACGAGTGGTCCCTGAAGAAAGTCCCGGACGACACCAAGCGGGTGCTCGCCCAGGCGCAGCAGCGCGAAACGGTCCAGCTGGGCAAGCAGACGCTGCGCATCATGCTCGAAAGCGCCGAGGCGGCCGAGTCCGAAAGCCACCTGGTCTGTTCGGACGTGGGCGTGCCCACCTACATGATCCGCGTGGGCACGGGCGTCAGCTTCTCGGGCAACGTCCGCCAGGCCATCGTCGACGGCTTCGCCGACCTGGTCGCGCGCGCCGATCCGCCCATCCTGAAGATGGTGACCAATCCGCTGACCCTGCAGCGCAGCTACGAGGGCAAGAACATGCCCCTGGTCACCTTCGACATGATCGACGGCGCGGACTACATGGAAATCGTCTGTGCGCCCAAGGCCATGGGCACGGGCCGGTGGGAAGCCATCGAGACCTTCGTCTACCCGTCGCTGGAGACCATCGAGAAGTACGTGCTCGACACCGTGCTCAAAGCCGGGTCGCAGCCCTGTCCGCCCATCGTCGTGGGCGTGGGCATAGGCGGCACCTTCGACTACGCGGCCAAGATGGCCAAGGAATGCGTCTTGCGCCCCTTCGGCCAGACCAACCCCGAGCCCGTGCTGGCGGCCATGGAGCAGCGGCTGCTCAAGGCCATCAACGACACCGGCTTCGGCCCCATGGGCACGGGCGGCGACACCACCGCCATGGCGGTGCACATCGATTACTCGGCCAGCCACGGCTTCATGCCGGTGGCCGTGGCCTTCAACTGCTGGATCAACCGGCGCACCTGTGCCCGCATCTACCAGGACGGCACGGTCGAGCGCCTGGCATAG
- a CDS encoding DUF3717 domain-containing protein produces the protein MDITLTELEEAINFWRARKPSTSEACVLCMEAAALAGPYAAMIMNHQSALDEAAMPEAARAALSAWRQARQAIARVKD, from the coding sequence ATGGACATCACCCTGACCGAACTCGAGGAAGCGATCAATTTCTGGCGCGCGCGCAAGCCTTCGACGAGCGAAGCGTGTGTGTTGTGCATGGAAGCCGCGGCGCTGGCGGGGCCGTATGCCGCCATGATCATGAATCACCAGTCCGCGCTGGACGAGGCCGCGATGCCCGAAGCAGCGCGGGCGGCCCTATCGGCCTGGCGGCAGGCGCGCCAGGCCATCGCCCGGGTCAAAGACTGA
- a CDS encoding DUF494 family protein, with the protein MFEILVYLFENYYTPEACPDPETLARKLAAAGFEDDEIDDALSWLSGLAESTHRCVDLALVPSSGCRVYAEAEYRQLGSEAIGFVAFLESAGVLSSPLREIVIDRAFALGEAPVPLDKLKIIVLMVLWSQETEIDNLILEELLEDGSARQLH; encoded by the coding sequence ATGTTCGAAATTCTCGTCTACCTCTTCGAGAACTACTACACGCCGGAAGCGTGCCCGGACCCGGAAACGCTGGCGCGCAAACTTGCCGCCGCCGGCTTCGAAGACGATGAAATCGACGACGCCCTGAGCTGGTTGTCCGGGCTTGCCGAATCCACTCATCGTTGTGTCGATCTCGCCCTTGTTCCCAGTAGCGGCTGTCGTGTCTATGCCGAGGCCGAGTATCGTCAACTCGGTTCGGAAGCGATCGGCTTCGTTGCCTTCCTGGAATCGGCGGGCGTCCTGTCGTCCCCCCTGCGCGAAATCGTCATCGACCGCGCCTTCGCGCTGGGCGAGGCGCCCGTGCCCCTGGACAAGCTCAAGATCATCGTCCTGATGGTGCTGTGGAGCCAGGAAACCGAAATCGACAACCTGATCCTGGAAGAACTGCTGGAAGACGGCAGCGCCCGGCAGCTGCATTAA